The following is a genomic window from Pectobacterium carotovorum.
TCTGGTTGAGCGTCATCAGTGCCGCCATGTTGCTCTGTGCGCCGGACAGCCCCATTTGCAGACCGTACAGCTGCCCATACAGAATGTGGGCGGCATCCAGCTCGCCCGACACCAGCTTGTCGCGTACCGCCGCCCAGCTTGCTTCTTTGCTGGGAACAATCGTGATGCCGTATTTCTTATCGAAGCCTTTCACTGCGGCCATCACGACTGAGGCGCAGTCCGTCAACGGGATAAACCCGACCCGGATTTCCTTTTTCTCCGGTGCATCAGAACCCGCGGCCCAGGCGCTATTCATCAACCCTGGCAGCATCAGGCTGCCACCCAGTGCAGCACTCCCCAGCAGAAACTGGCGGCGAGAGACGGTCATGCTTTTGGTTTTGGAATCACTCATCAACGACACCCTTGCGCAAAACACCTTTTCAGGCGGTAAAAACAAAAACGGCGTCCACAAGCCCATGCAGAATCTGCACGCTTATGGACGCCGTTGTCCGATTAACACCTTCCGCACCGCCGTTGGCCCGAAACGCATTATGAATGTTTGGTTGTTGCTAATGAGTTAAAGCAAGGTTTGTGCCAGATGTCACAATTTTGCGTATTACCGAGCGGGATTGTTTAATAGAGAAGTGAACTTAAATTTCGGTAACCACATGTAAATTATGATGATTATTTCGTGCGCGAGAATATTGCCATTTCTATGCTACGCCGTAGCACGCGCCCGACACGGGGCGCTCAGTCGCCGCCGCCCCGTGACCCGTGGCTTTTTCGCGAGAAATAACGTCGCTACGCGATACCTTCAGAAAAAACAGTCTCTTAGCGGACCGTCGTTGACGCGCTCCCGGCGCGGCAACGACTTTCGCGGCTTCCCTGCCGCTCATCCTAAGCCTGTTTTTCCTTCAGCGTTATTTACGCTCATCACAACACAACGACAGCGAGAACCAACTACGCACGAAACTACTTCACACCGTCAGTTACTCCGCTATTGACGCCACGATTTCCTCTTCACAAGACGGCGTCTTGCACCGCAAGCAAGCAGAACACGCACAGTTCATGTGCATATACCTCTTAAGGGGTATCTCCGAATACATCTGCTACCGCGAGCATCGCCGTTGCGATATCAATCAGCTTTTTATTCTGGCTCATCGCCATGCGCCGTAGGGTTTTGTAGGCCTCTTCTTCGCTTAATCCACGGTGCTGCATCAGTAAGCCCTTTGCGCGATCGATCTGTTTTCTTTCATTCAACGTGGCTCGCAGCGCAGCCAATTCATGATCCTGCGCCTGTAAGCGCCTCGACTGTTGCTGCACCAGCGACAGCAGCGATCGCCCCAACTGTGGGCTGACGCCATCGCTATGTAGCCAGCCGGGAGGAGTGCTCTGCCCTTCCACGTCGTGACCAGCGATAAATATCGAATAACCGGGCTCGTCCTTCTCCTGCTGCGCCATCAGCTCTTCGAGGTCCGCCCGCTGATCGCTGCACGCCTTCTCCGCTGCCGCAATACGGGTACGACAGCGCTGCATCAGCGTCTGCTCCAGTTCATCTTCCATCTGTTTCATTTCGTCGATACGCCGCGTGGCAATCGAAAACCAGTGCAGGCTGTCGGCTTCCGACAGCTTTTCTATCGGGCTGCGGGTGCACACGATCCGGCGCAGGCGCTCAAACTCGCTGTCTACCGCGATAGCACGCCAGCGCTGCTGGTTTTCTTCATCGCTAAAACTGAGAAAGGTATCGAAACAGCGCTCCTGCCGCTCAATCAAGTCCAGCAGCTTTTGCCGGGTTTCCTCATCAATGCTGCCCGCCGCATAGGCCGCCGCGCCGATAGCACGCTCCTGCCCCGCCAGTTCTTTCCCCTGCATAAAGCTGAACATGGCAATCAACGCGCGAGAAATCCCCGGATCGGCTGCCGTATCCGACACCTCAAAAACCAGTGCCAGCAGATTACGGACAATGTCGTTGAAAAATGTCATCGCTTGCGGCTGAGGCAGCAAGCGCTGGCGAATCTGCTGGCGCAGCGCAGGCAGCAGGCTCAGCGCATAGACCACGCTGGCGACGCGGCTGAATAGACGGCTTGCCTGCGGCAATTCCGCCGTCATTTTTTCTAATCCGGCCAGATGCGTCATCAAGTGCGCCTGTGCCGTCTGCACGTCTTTCTCACG
Proteins encoded in this region:
- a CDS encoding nitrate- and nitrite sensing domain-containing protein, with product MVAEPSTTIRFLLASRQCELNSLRYLLQSGELVGKISQLVHLLQRERGTANLFLCSDGRFFADELVLREKDVQTAQAHLMTHLAGLEKMTAELPQASRLFSRVASVVYALSLLPALRQQIRQRLLPQPQAMTFFNDIVRNLLALVFEVSDTAADPGISRALIAMFSFMQGKELAGQERAIGAAAYAAGSIDEETRQKLLDLIERQERCFDTFLSFSDEENQQRWRAIAVDSEFERLRRIVCTRSPIEKLSEADSLHWFSIATRRIDEMKQMEDELEQTLMQRCRTRIAAAEKACSDQRADLEELMAQQEKDEPGYSIFIAGHDVEGQSTPPGWLHSDGVSPQLGRSLLSLVQQQSRRLQAQDHELAALRATLNERKQIDRAKGLLMQHRGLSEEEAYKTLRRMAMSQNKKLIDIATAMLAVADVFGDTP